The DNA segment tatcagaaaaaatacaaatgatgcatttttgtacatttatgaaTCAGGTGGTCCAGGCCATAGCAAAATTACAGAGCCATCTTTACAAAACAAAGACAGCTCTTGCTCAGAATCAAAGATGTTAGAACAAGAGACAATTGTAGCATCAGAAGcaggagaaaatgagaaacataaaaaatctTGCCTGGAACATAGTTCTTTAGAAAATCCATGTGGAACCagtttagaaatgtttttaagcCCTTTTCAGACACCATGTCACTTTGAGGAGAGTAGGGAGGATCtagaaatatggaaagaaagtaCTACTGTTAATGGCATGGCTGCCAACATcttgaaaaataatagaattcaGAATCAACCAGAGAGATTTAAAGATGCTACTGAAGTGGGATGCCAGCCTCTGCCTTTTGCAACAACATTATTGGGAGTACATAGTGctcagacagagaaagagaaaaaaaaagaacctagcaATTGTGGAAGAAGAAATGCTTTTAGTTATGGACGAGTTAAATTATGTTCCACTGGCTTTATAACTCATGTAGtacaaaatgagaaaactaaatcAACTGAAACagaacattcatttaaaaattatgttagaCCTGGTCCCACATGTGCCCAAGAAACATTTGGAAATAGAATACATCATTCAGTTGAAACTCCAGACATCAAAGATTTAGCCAGCACTTTAAGTAAAGAATCTGGTCAATTGCCcaacaaaaaaaattgcagaacAAATATAAGTTATGGGCTAGAGAATGAACCTACAGCAACTTATACAATGTTTTCTACTTTTCAGGAAGGTAGCAAAAAATCACAAACAGGTTGCATATTATCTGATACATCCCCCTCTTTCCCCTGGTGTAGACACGTTTCAAATAATAGTaggaaaacagataaattaattGGTTCCTCCAAACCAATCGTCCATAAGAAGCTAAGGTTGAGTTCACAGCTAGGATCTTTAGAGAAGTTTAAGAGGCATTATGGGAAGATTGAAAATCCTCTGGATATAGAAGTAGAGGAAACTAATGGAGTCACTACCAATCTCAGTCCTCAAGTTGAACCTGACATTCTACCGAAGGACAAGAACCACTTAGACAACTCTGATGTTTGTAAAATCACTACTATGAAGCATAGTGATTCAGATAGTAGTTGTCAACCAGCAAGCCACATCCTTGACTCAGAGAAGTTTCCGTTCTCCAAGGATGAAGATTGTTTAGAACAGATGCCTAGTTTGAGAGAAAGCCCTATGACCCTGAAGGAGTCATCTCTCTTTAATAGAAAGCCTTTGGACCTTGAGAAGTCATCTGAATCACTAGCCTCTAAATTATCCAGACTGAAGGGTTctgaaagagaaagtcaaacaatGGGGATGATGAGTCATTTTAATGAACTTCCAAATTCAGATTCCAGTAGGAAAGACAGCAAGTTGTACAGTGTGTTAACAcaagatttttgtatgttatttaAAAACGACCATGAAAAAACAGAGAATGGTGTCATCCCAACATCAGATTCTACCACACAGGATAATTCCtttaataaaaacagtaaaacacATTCCAACAGCAATATAACAGAGAACTGTGTGATATCAGAAACTCCTTTGGTATTGCCCTATAATAATTCTAAAGTTACCGGTAAAGATTCAGATGTTTTTATCAGAGCTTCGGAACAACAGACAGGAAGTCCTGACTCTCCCAGTGGAATGTTAATGAATCTGGTAGAAGATGCCACAGGTGACCAAAATGGAATTTGTTTTCAAAGTGAGGAATCTAAAGCGAGAGCTTGTTCTGAAACTGAAGAGTCAAACACGTGTTGTTCAGATTGGCAGCAGCATTTTGATGTAGCCCTGGGAAGAATGGTTTATGTCAACAAAATGACTGGACTCAGCACATTCATTGCCCCAACTGAGGACATTCAGGCTGCTTGTACTAAAGACCTGACAACTGTGGCTGTGGATGTTGTACTTGAGAATGGTAAGTACGTAGTGTTCATGTGCATGAGATGCTTTTGAAGATGGGAATGCTGGTCAAGGAGTAAGATCTTCATTATCCAAAGAGATTACCTCAACAGATAGAACATTTTGAAGACCACTTATAAAACATGCGTTGTATTTTCATGCTATATGCAGATTCTCTACGTccaacactaattttttttttttttttttttttttttttttttttgagacggagtcttgctctgtcacccaggctggagtgcagtggtgcgatctcggctcactgcaacctccacccccctggttcaagcaattctcctgcctcagcctcccatgtagcttggattacaagagcatgccaccatgcccagctaaatttttttatttttgcttttttgtgtgtgtgtgtgtgtgtgtgtgtgtgaccgggtctcgctctttcgcccagcccgcagtgcagtggcgcaatctcggctcactgcaagctccgcctcccgggttcacgccattctcctgcctcagcagcccgagtagctgggactataggcgcccgccactgcgcccggctaattttttgtatttttagtagagacggggtttcaccgtgttaaccaggatggtcttgatctcctgaccttgtgatccgcccgcctcggcctcccaaagtgctgggattacaggcgtgagccaccgcgcccgaccaatttttttatttttagtagagacaggatttcgctatgttggccaggctggtctcaaactcctggcctcaagtgatccacctgccttggccttccagagtgttgggattataggtgtgagcccatGCGCAGCCTCTAGGTCCAACACTATTTAAATGGAGAAGTACAGTGAAAGGATGtcagtgtgtgtatatttgtctatgggtgtgtgtatgtgtaagaaaGGGGGTgatgggtatatacctagaacaacaacaaaaaaaggggaTGAGACTGtccaattttaataaaaatgatactATTAATAGTTGGGAAGATCCACAGTACTTTCCTACCTTGTTTTCCCTTCCTGTTAAATGCCCAACTTTCCTAGAAATGTGTCTTTAAAGGCACCTGCAGTGTCAGCATGGTATTTTACTGGAAGTTTCTCTGCGTGGCTTCCAGGTTAAGGGCCAGAATGATTCTGTAATCATCCTAGGTTTCCCAGTAAACTCTATGGCTTAGTACAGTACTACATTTATGagctttttctttctagaaagtAGGACTTGTCcatgaattttcaaaatataggtcAAGTATATACTTTCATGACTATGCTTTTCAAATGTACTTTATTGTAATGCATATGGTAAAATCTCCTTGATCTGTTTATGGTACAAGTAGCTGTTATTCAGGAAGACAATCatatggcatttatttatttatttatttatttatttgagaaggagtttcgctcttgttgcccaagctggagtgtagtggcgcgatcttggctcactgcaacctctgcctcccaggttcaagggatcctcctgcctcagcctcccaagtagctgggattacaggcacctgctaccacacccggctaattttttgtatttttttagagacggggtttcaccatgttggccaggcatgtctcgaactcctgacctcaggtggtccacctgcctcggcctcccaaagtggtgggattataggcgtgagccaccgcacccagccagtataACTTTTAGATCGTACCATAGGGCTACATTAGAGCCTGCACTAGGACTCTGGGTTCTCAGTCCACATTTAAAGTGATACTGCTTTGGCAGTGTGTTGAGAGCCAGATGTTGGGAGGTGATAAAGCTGATTTCCATCTGGCTATAATCTTGGCTTTGCACTAGGAGGATAAACATTACATCTGTATccgtatttaaaattttgaatgctGCAGAAGAATGGAACATGTATAAATGTAGTTATAAGTCAATTTCTAATTTCTCCTGACGATAAGTACCTCTAGGAGGAAGCTGTGATTTCTTTAAGGTTAAATGAGACCTTTACTTttcagtgtttttctgttttttccttgtgaaaaaaaatcactgtagtAACTTCAGTAGTATTTCGTAGTATTTTGTAGTATTCATTAGGAGAAAACTCATTTCTTTCACTGTTGTTCCTGAGACTATCAAGTTGCTCTTAAAGCCACTTTATGTGCTTTTCAATTTATGTGGTTTTATGTCCTGACTTACACTGAAGGCTTTTCAGAGGTAAATCCACAGCACTGACACGTCATCTTCCTGAAATACAACTGCTTCTGATATGGTGCCAAAAAATAACTGGATTACATTATACTGTGAGATAGCTGTTGCTAAAAGAAAGGGGGAAATCTTAGCGGccatattcaaaataaatatttcttccttttgaataTAGATGTTTAAAACACTTTAACCTACTTAACATTCTGGATTAGCATACTTTTTTATGAACTTTTGAGGGTCATGTTAACTGATAGTTtcctaatgaaaaatatttttggtatagAAAGAAGTTCCATGAACAGATGGCTCCTCAGTACCCTGCTACCTTTCTGGAAATGGCCGATATGTATCATGACATCAGGACATTGTCAAATTTTACATAAAAGTGTTACATGAAATAAAttgttaaaagataattttttttttttgagacggagtttcgctcttgttgcccaggctaaagtgaaacggtgcgatctcggctcactgcaacgtccgccttctgagttcaagcgattctcctgcctcagcctcctgagtagctgggattacaggcatgtgccaccacgcctggctaattatgtatttttagtggagacgggatttctccatgttggtcaggctggtctcaaactcccaacctcaggtgatctgcctgcctcggcctcccaaagtgctgggattacaggcgtgagccaccggcctaaaagataaattttaatatacaGAAGAGAGGATCTATAAAGGTGATTTTGAGGAGTAGTGTCAAGTCCCcaagccttgctaattttttctttaaaatatatttaatgcagTTCTTCCTATTGTAGTTATAAACCTTATTTCACTTCATTATCTTAATTTTATCATTCTTAACCTCTCCAAGTTTAGTCCAACAGATTTATCTCTCATGTTTTCCTCCTGTTCTAAAGCTGTCAAATTCAGCATTGTTTCTAAAACTCAAATCTGTTATCCTTCATGGAGAAGAACAGCATTTGGGCCAGATCTTACTAGACTCTGGAGTTTGAATTGAGAACCTTTCGTCTACCTGTTCACTTTTTCATGCAACATTTGTTGATCATccacactgtgctaggtgctgtcaCATTGCAGGTTAGGAGTTCACAGTACTATTTTTTTGGCTTTTAGGAGTTCACAGTACTATTAGGGAAGATAGCTATCTAAACATAATTGTATTATAATGAGACAAATGTTAGGATAGAGACATACATTGGAGATAAGAGACATAAGTTGGAGATTTGTGAAGGTTGCACCAAGTTATGGGTGACAATTAAGTACTGCTGTATGTCTAACACAGGGCTTctccggataattttttgttgtaaggtttgtcctgtgcattgtaggatatttagcagcatccgtAGCCTTTATCTGCTAGATGCTAGTAGAACGTAGAACCCTTTACTCAAGTTGTGACAATGAAAAGTGtctcaagccaggcacagtggctcacgcctgtaatcccagcactttgggaggccgaggcgggtggatcacaaggtcaagagtttgagaccagcccggccaatatggtgaaaccccatctctactaaaaacacaaaaaaattagccaggtatggtgacacatgcctataatcccagctactcgggaggctgaggcaggagaattgcttgaacccgggaggcggaagttgcagtaagccgagatcacgccactgtactccagcccaggcgacagagcgagactccgtttcaaaaaaaaaaaaaaaaaaagcatctcaaGACATTGCCAGTGTCCCCTCATGCAAAATTGCCCCCCAGTGAGAATCACAGTGACCTATTCTAGGTCTTCATTCTGTCTGGTGTGAATAGATAATGGAACTAAGCATTGATGTAGAGTCCTATATTGACAGCATAATTTCATTAAAGGATTTCTGATTCTCAATCTAGTGTTTAGTAGTCTGCTTTATATCTTGACTCAGTTTGTGCAGAAAGAGGTTTTAtgtgattaaatttttaaagagtttacttgtattttaagttcacatttccaggtttttctttcttatatttagGGTCTCAGTACAGGTGTCAACCTTTTAGAAGCGACCttgttcttcctttccttccgAGAGCTCGAGCAGAGAGGACTGTGATGAGACAGGATAACAGAGGTAGGGGTGGCAGAGACTGCTGGGGCACCCAGTACACATCGTACCACCtaactcaaaaaacaaagcaggcTTGCATTAAGCTTGATCAGTGCCAGCTGTGCTGTACTGGAATCAGGAATTCCCCATGGCCCTATTTAACAGCGGAACTAATTAATTCAGTGCATGCATTTAGATCAGAAATTACTTTTCCAGACTTGAGGTCACTATTTGCTGATTATGCATAGTCTGTGGTGTCTTGTGATTAGGGaacatgtttcttatttttaaaaaggctggaCTTGCACTCCAAGTTGCTGTAGTTTTATGTAagcaaaactcttcaaaaaaagcTACAGGCAtcaattttgtgtgtatgtttaaaaacagATAAGGTATATTTTACTTAAAGGCAGTAAGGCTACAAATTTGAGCCATAGCTTCTCTGCCAGTATTCCAAAATATTTCTTGTAAACAGTTTGGAGAAAAGCTGTAATGCCAGAAGACACAGTCACCAACTCTAGTTTAAAAAGTAATCGATCAAAATAATTTAGAGATACAGCAAACACTGAACATTTGTAGAACATAGAAACAATGTATGTGACCTTTGGTCTTGAGGCTACGGCTCACCAAACAGGAAATGCCATTCCCTCCTTTCCCTGTGGTTCTGGATGCCAACTTTACCTGTTCTGTTTTGCCCTAGATACTGTGGATGATACTGTTAGTAGCGAATCGCTTCAGTCTTTGTTCTCAGAATGGGACAATCCAGTATTTGCCCATTATCCAGAGGTGGGTCTGTAGcagtttttctttgcctttttttttcttcttcttatttttttaattttgagatggagttttgctcttgttgcccagactgaaatgcaatggcatgatctcggctcacgtaacctcctcttcccaggttcaagcgattctcctgcctcagtctctcaagtagctgggattacaggcacctgccaccgtgcccaatgaattttgtatttttagtagagatggggtttctccatgttggtcaggctggtctctaactcccaacctcaggtgatctgcccatctcagcctcccaaagtcctgggattacaggcgtgagccatcacgcccggcctttCTTTGCCT comes from the Symphalangus syndactylus isolate Jambi chromosome 8, NHGRI_mSymSyn1-v2.1_pri, whole genome shotgun sequence genome and includes:
- the MLH3 gene encoding DNA mismatch repair protein Mlh3 isoform X5, with protein sequence MIKCLSVEVQAKLRSGLAISSLSQCVEELALNSIDAEAKCVAVRVNMETFQVQVIDNGFGMGSDDVEKVGNRYFTSKCHSVQDLENPRFYGFRGEALANIADMASAVEISSKKNRTMKTFVKLFQSGKALKACEADVTRPSAGTTVTVYNLFYQLPVRRKCMDPRLEFEKVRQRLEALSLMHPSISFSLRNDVSGSMVLQLPKTKDVCSRFCQIYGLGKSQKLREISFKYKEFELSGYISSEAHYNKNMQFLFVNKRLVLRTKLHKLVDFLLRKESIICKPKNGSTSRQMNSSLRHRSTPELYGIYVINVQCQFCEYDVCMEPAKTLIEFQNWDTLLFCIQEGVKMFLKQEKLFVELSGEDIKEFSEDNGFSLFDATLQKRVTSDERNSFQEACNNILDSYEMFNLQSKAVKRKTTAENINTQNSRDLEAIRKNTNDAFLYIYESGGPGHSKITEPSLQNKDSSCSESKMLEQETIVASEAGENEKHKKSCLEHSSLENPCGTSLEMFLSPFQTPCHFEESREDLEIWKESTTVNGMAANILKNNRIQNQPERFKDATEVGCQPLPFATTLLGVHSAQTEKEKKKEPSNCGRRNAFSYGRVKLCSTGFITHVVQNEKTKSTETEHSFKNYVRPGPTCAQETFGNRIHHSVETPDIKDLASTLSKESGQLPNKKNCRTNISYGLENEPTATYTMFSTFQEGSKKSQTGCILSDTSPSFPWCRHVSNNSRKTDKLIGSSKPIVHKKLRLSSQLGSLEKFKRHYGKIENPLDIEVEETNGVTTNLSPQVEPDILPKDKNHLDNSDVCKITTMKHSDSDSSCQPASHILDSEKFPFSKDEDCLEQMPSLRESPMTLKESSLFNRKPLDLEKSSESLASKLSRLKGSERESQTMGMMSHFNELPNSDSSRKDSKLYSVLTQDFCMLFKNDHEKTENGVIPTSDSTTQDNSFNKNSKTHSNSNITENCVISETPLVLPYNNSKVTGKDSDVFIRASEQQTGSPDSPSGMLMNLVEDATGDQNGICFQSEESKARACSETEESNTCCSDWQQHFDVALGRMVYVNKMTGLSTFIAPTEDIQAACTKDLTTVAVDVVLENGSQYRCQPFRSDLVLPFLPRARAERTVMRQDNRDTVDDTVSSESLQSLFSEWDNPVFAHYPEVLQQVDNKFIACLMSTKTEENGEAGGNLLVLVDQHAAHERIRLEQLIIDSYEKQQAQGSGRKKLLSSTLIPPLEITVTEEQRRLLWCYHKNLEDLGLEFVFPDTSDSLVLVGKVPLCFVEREANELRRGRSTVTKSIVEEFIREQVELLQTTGGIQGTLPLTVQKVLASQACHGAIKFNDGLSLQESCRLIEALSSCQLPFQCAHGRPSMLPLADIDHLEQEKQIKPNLAKLRKMAQAWRLFGKAECDTRQSLQQSMPPCEPP
- the MLH3 gene encoding DNA mismatch repair protein Mlh3 isoform X6, with translation MIKCLSVEVQAKLRSGLAISSLSQCVEELALNSIDAEAKCVAVRVNMETFQVQVIDNGFGMGSDDVEKVGNRYFTSKCHSVQDLENPRFYGFRGEALANIADMASAVEISSKKNRTMKTFVKLFQSGKALKACEADVTRPSAGTTVTVYNLFYQLPVRRKCMDPRLEFEKVRQRLEALSLMHPSISFSLRNDVSGSMVLQLPKTKDVCSRFCQIYGLGKSQKLREISFKYKEFELSGYISSEAHYNKNMQFLFVNKRLVLRTKLHKLVDFLLRKESIICKPKNGSTSRQMNSSLRHRSTPELYGIYVINVQCQFCEYDVCMEPAKTLIEFQNWDTLLFCIQEGVKMFLKQEKLFVELSGEDIKEFSEDNGFSLFDATLQKRVTSDERNSFQEACNNILDSYEMFNLQSKAVKRKTTAENINTQNSRDLEAIRKNTNDAFLYIYESGGPGHSKITEPSLQNKDSSCSESKMLEQETIVASEAGENEKHKKSCLEHSSLENPCGTSLEMFLSPFQTPCHFEESREDLEIWKESTTVNGMAANILKNNRIQNQPERFKDATEVGCQPLPFATTLLGVHSAQTEKEKKKEPSNCGRRNAFSYGRVKLCSTGFITHVVQNEKTKSTETEHSFKNYVRPGPTCAQETFGNRIHHSVETPDIKDLASTLSKESGQLPNKKNCRTNISYGLENEPTATYTMFSTFQEGSKKSQTGCILSDTSPSFPWCRHVSNNSRKTDKLIGSSKPIVHKKLRLSSQLGSLEKFKRHYGKIENPLDIEVEETNGVTTNLSPQVEPDILPKDKNHLDNSDVCKITTMKHSDSDSSCQPASHILDSEKFPFSKDEDCLEQMPSLRESPMTLKESSLFNRKPLDLEKSSESLASKLSRLKGSERESQTMGMMSHFNELPNSDSSRKDSKLYSVLTQDFCMLFKNDHEKTENGVIPTSDSTTQDNSFNKNSKTHSNSNITENCVISETPLVLPYNNSKVTGKDSDVFIRASEQQTGSPDSPSGMLMNLVEDATGDQNGICFQSEESKARACSETEESNTCCSDWQQHFDVALGRMVYVNKMTGLSTFIAPTEDIQAACTKDLTTVAVDVVLENGSQYRCQPFRSDLVLPFLPRARAERTVMRQDNRDTVDDTVSSESLQSLFSEWDNPVFAHYPEVAVDVSSGQAESLAVKIHNILYPYRFTKEMIHSMQVLQQVDNKFIACLMSTKTEENGEAGYLFRCYHKNLEDLGLEFVFPDTSDSLVLVGKVPLCFVEREANELRRGRSTVTKSIVEEFIREQVELLQTTGGIQGTLPLTVQKVLASQACHGAIKFNDGLSLQESCRLIEALSSCQLPFQCAHGRPSMLPLADIDHLEQEKQIKPNLAKLRKMAQAWRLFGKAECDTRQSLQQSMPPCEPP